A segment of the Labrus bergylta chromosome 11, fLabBer1.1, whole genome shotgun sequence genome:
AATAAgacaatgtacaaaaaatattgGCGCTGATACAGCAGGCAAAGCATTGTGGGAAGTGGTAGACGAAACGTGCCAGATAAAACTGGTTAGGTATTTCTTTAGCCTAATAGGAATACTGTTCCTGTGGAAGGAACAGCTCAACGTTGGCACATGATCACGTTGGTGTTTTAACCTCCAATCAATGCATTAGTTATTTCAAAGTTCTATTTTCAATCAGGACTACAAAATTATGTTGTACTGGTCCGAGCTAGAGGGGAAAGGACTCAGGGTTGTGAGCTCTGGTCtgagcagtgaaaactagtgcaAGCGTCTACATGAAATGAAGAGGGTCAGTGTCAGGAGGTAGGGGGCACTTGTAAAAAGTAACTAAACTCTAATGCAGGGAAGGTTTTCTGATAAAAGGGGAGTTAAGAAAACCAGTTTGAAGCTTACAGGCTCTAACAAGGTGTGAGGGGtggaagggtttttttttctggtaagTGTTGCACAGTGGTTTACAGGATCTGTCGGGGTCTTCCATAACTCATGCCCTCCTGACTGGCTCCCCTATTGGTCCCCATCTGTAGGCCAATCACATTTTTGCCTGCTTTCAGTTGGTCATCGCTGAAGTCTCGCTTGTTCTCCTGCGCTTTTCTGCAACACATTATTGAAAATGCCATTTAAtggaaaacaagaaacaaatccgTGTTTTATAGACACTTCACATTTAATGCCTCAGACTCACTTGAAGAACCAGTTGGGGTCTCCATTATATGTGCCTTCATCCTTAGTCACGGCCAAGCTACCCAGAGCTGACAGGGTCCTCTGCACCGCCGCAAGGTCCTTACCTGCACCGAGTCACACATAAAGCAAAGATTATTACAATAGGAATCATAGATCCATTATCTATAAATCTATTCCCATTCAAGGTCGTGAGGGGGCTGGAGTCGCTccaagctgtcattgggtgaaaggtggggtacaccctggactggtcaccggtagtcacagggctgacatatagagacagacagccacactcacattcacacctatggacaattttagagtcaccgatttggactgtgggaggaagccagagtacccaGAGGGATCCCACCAGTAActgggagaacatgcaaacgaACAGCAAGCCTGACTGCATATATATAAAGCTATTTGCAATGACTACAAGTAGCTAGTTAGATTTTCTATAACTCCTGCTGAGACTGAAAACCTGCTGCCCAATGAGGATCGCCAACCGCAAGGAACAATTTGTTTTTCAACCAAATGTTGAAGTATAAGCCAGGGTTAAAGCTCACTTAGTGTCTAcatgattactttttttaaattgagtttCCAGCAGCATTCATCCCGATATAAAGTAAGACCATCAAAACCTTCTAACCTTCCCAAAGGTCCACTGTCTGGAACATGTCAGTCTTGGTGACGCCATACTTCTCTGCAGCATTGAGGAACTGTGAGATCTGCTCCATCTGTTTGAAGGCCATGGTTGAGCTTTGAATCTTCTTCACAGGTTTGTCTGCAGTGTACAGACTGTTTATCAGCTCGCTCAGAACCTAAAGAGAAGTTacagaagtagaagaagaagaaaggaaaggcATTACAAAAAGATCGCTAACTCGTTGGATAGCCCAGGAGGCCTTGTCCATCTTCGTAGCTCCCcaaaccttcagcgaggtgatcagGGACTACTACcaccctgacgcccagccaccaccatcactgtgtcgtccccacaaccaccgccgtcctcattcatgcacggcctgctccgacctccacctcagcggcgaggaagtgtggacaacaggaatgtgaagaatacaaaggagaaatccttcctgcaacttatcccatctccccctatcccaagaaataaggatttaaaaaagacatgTGGCACTCACACAGCCGTCTTTCAGCCAAGACTGGAATCCCATTTTGCCCGTCTCTGGCTTCCCAACACCGGAGCCACACTGACGGCTGATCCACTCCACCAGGATCAGCTCCAGCTCGGGGTCGTACTTACTGTCGATCTTATCCTGAACCTGCCGGCTCATGCCATAGGATGGACCTTTGTTAGCCATGCCGACTCCCTGAGAGATTGCAATGAAACAGAGGAAGGGTGGGCGAGGGGGATTTAACAGGAGAGATGGATAGGAAACACAGAAGACAACAGAATTAAAGGAAAGAATCAAAAACAGTGTTACAAAATGTTTACTAGTGTAAAATCTAACAGAAGGAATAAGGTTGGATTTTCTCTGGTCTCATCCTCATCGCCCACCTTGGCAACAAACAACAGCGTTAATATCAATGTCAAAATCAAAGTTTATGCTTGTAACCGTTATGCAGAAGCATGCACAGACGTGTGAAGGTTAACGCATATTTACAGATCTTGTTCGTAATATATTCACCAACataaacactgaagacatgcATGTACAAAGCGTGTATATAGCATACATTTtcagcatttcattttaaataccTTTTCCCAGAAAAACCACATTGACAGCATTGTGTCTCCTAGTGCACACCATTTAGCCTTACAAGGACCTGAGTCTCTGTGTCCGAGGCAAAGTGGTGTACAATGGGAGCTCTATACCAGCAAGCTcatattttgcatatttttgtccttaacccccacacacacacacacacacacacacacacacacacacacacacttgctccCTCTCGGTCTCTGTCAACACATTGCCTCATATCATTgccagcatttttttttgtctgtattgcCTTTGGGCCAACAGCCAAGtgcaaaaaacccaaaacaaagtGCTGTCTGCACCATCCAACCTTTGTTGCCATGTCGATGTCAGGTCACTTCAGCTTCCTGTTCCTGGGGAGgtttaaagttaaaatgttagagGTATTAAACCCCCATGAGTTGAGTGAAGGAGGATTGTCTCTGTTGTCGCCATGGAGAACAATAAAGTCATGTTTGGGAACAATACACAGCCGCTTTTATTGTCTTGGTGGGTAAATAGAGGTCACTGAATCCAAAATGTCGCAATTGACCATGAGTTGCACCATGAGTGGAGGTCCTGTGTTTCAAGATGATCTCGttcttcacattttcaaaacaccTTCTGCTAATAACCATAGATTGAATGGATGCAGTTTCAGTGGTGTCACCCACTGGCTTCTAAAGACGCTTTATAAACACGATCAATGGTGGCCGCTAACTAACTTCTGGCTCtagaaacaggaaaagaggTGTAGATGTGACGGGAAAAATTAACGTCTGGATTACAGAAACTTGTGCATGTACTGTAGCACTTCTAgtctctcctgtgatcttgctTGCAAAGTTCAAAcgatgaaaaaaacacaaacagagccaaGAGTATTAGGTCAGAAACAGGATTTTGCTGAAGTGTGGCTGTAAAAGTAAGAATTTGTATATGGCATCTAATCAATCGGCAACTTCCACTATTGAAGTACGAgtatgcagaagtgcaaaaaactgcagttctctgagtgtccacttgaggctggctgcaaaagcaaagGACTCTCCATCAGTCCCAAATTATCTGAAACATGGCCCACGTTTAGTTTGGActtccagcattgtaacactataaaaaatatatattttctaaataaacACAACGTAGCTGAATGTATGCACATGACATTCTTGACTGCACTCAATGCAAGTTGTGTACTTAGTCCACAACTGTTCATTGTCTGATGTTATTTCTGCCTGATGTAGCctgttgtttgttctttgtaGGAATTTTTCATGCTGCAGCCTCAGCCAGGACCCCCCTTGTTGAAGAGATTTCGATTGTCAATGGGAATATTCCTAGTAAAATGGAGGCTAAAGAGAATATGAAACTTTTGGTGTAGCTATTGAGTTTTATTTCTGATTGTGTGCATATTCTGGAAACTACAGGCCAGCAGCGTTTATGGATCTCTGCCCAGAGCGTCTGCAGAGTGTTACCGCCAGCCTTGTTTAATATTCTCTTCATTCCCTGCGGTGCTTTTCCAGACCACAAGAAACCAAACACACATGCTGGGCAACATGCTCACTTACATACAACCACATATTCAGACACTATATTTACTCCTCgtctgtctgcacacacacacacacacacacacacacacacacacacacacacacacacacacacacacacgattacCCCTTGTTACTCTGGCTGACATGAGTCATTGTATAATTGTTATTACAGAAAGATGTTTGTCTGGTATTCCAGTACAGTAACTCTCCCTTTTTTCCATTGGCCTCTAACTCCTCGCCTCATAAAGTATTCTCTGCTGGACCACAACTGCAAATCACACGCATTATGCTCTCTGTAGGGGCAGAAATACAAGCTGCGTTGACCACATTGTGCACCCAATGACTTCTCCTGAGTGAATGTGAAGAAGtgaaatgtgtatttgtattaGTTTGTGTGTCCGTTTACCAGTGGTGGAGAAAGTA
Coding sequences within it:
- the tagln gene encoding transgelin isoform X1: MATKGVGMANKGPSYGMSRQVQDKIDSKYDPELELILVEWISRQCGSGVGKPETGKMGFQSWLKDGCVLSELINSLYTADKPVKKIQSSTMAFKQMEQISQFLNAAEKYGVTKTDMFQTVDLWEGKDLAAVQRTLSALGSLAVTKDEGTYNGDPNWFFKKAQENKRDFSDDQLKAGKNVIGLQMGTNRGASQEGMSYGRPRQIL
- the tagln gene encoding transgelin isoform X2; protein product: MANKGPSYGMSRQVQDKIDSKYDPELELILVEWISRQCGSGVGKPETGKMGFQSWLKDGCVLSELINSLYTADKPVKKIQSSTMAFKQMEQISQFLNAAEKYGVTKTDMFQTVDLWEGKDLAAVQRTLSALGSLAVTKDEGTYNGDPNWFFKKAQENKRDFSDDQLKAGKNVIGLQMGTNRGASQEGMSYGRPRQIL